A single window of Nicotiana tomentosiformis chromosome 1, ASM39032v3, whole genome shotgun sequence DNA harbors:
- the LOC104113477 gene encoding pentatricopeptide repeat-containing protein At2g46050, mitochondrial, translated as MIIIKYRYIPIPTISFNQQLLFLTTTAATTSSPLAIVEASVPTVKLTHYNDSSKSHTCISNSLKNSAKMGNLDEGKHIHANIIKLGMTNVLSLGNQLLLVYVKCKELAGACKLFDETCVRNVVTWNTLICGLRYSTRRFNAKVHLGFRYFKQMLMEPVPPDCLTLCGLLRLCVELKDGVWLGKELHCAIVKLGYAQSCFLGATLVDLYGKFGLVGEARCVLDGILARDLVLWNVMVSCYVLNGLGEEAFWLFNLMRFEGFEGDEFTFASLLNSCASLGFYDLGRQIQGLAIKICLNMDVVVESALVDMYAKNEHITDARKVFDAMAFRNVVSWNTIIVGYGRRGDGKEAVDLLKRMLREDFVPDELTLASVLSSCGNLSMAPEVIQVHAYAVKYVCSNSLSIGNALINAYSKCGSIAHAYQSFSSIKAPDLVSWTSMIGAYASHGFSKEAIQLFDTMLVNDVKPDRIVFLEVLSACSHGGLFSKGMQYFSLMTNYYKIMPSSEHYTCLVDLFGRLGLLNEAYEVVNSMPVESQADALKAFIGACNIHGNMKLAKWAAEKLFVIDPNDTATYVLMSNLYASDSNWLDAALIWKMARERLHNKLPGCSVEIAGGINILA; from the coding sequence ATGATTATTATCAAATACCGCTACATTCCAATTCCAACCATTTCATTTAACCAGCAGTTATTATTTCTAACGACCACTGCCGCCACCACTAGTTCACCTTTAGCTATAGTAGAAGCTTCAGTTCCTACTGTTAAGCTTACTCATTATAATGATTCAAGTAAATCCCACACTTGTATTTCCAATTCCCTTAAAAATTCAGCAAAAATGGGCAATCTTGATGAAGGAAAACACATACACGCAAATATAATTAAGTTGGGTATGACTAACGTGCTTTCCCTGGGAAACCAGCTCTTGCTTGTTTATGTAAAATGCAAAGAGCTTGCTGGTGCATGCAAGCTGTTCGATGAAACGTGCGTTAGAAATGTTGTAACTTGGAATACGTTGATATGTGGTTTAAGGTATTCTACCAGGCGTTTTAATGCAAAGGTTCATCTGGGGTTCCGTTATTTCAAGCAAATGTTGATGGAACCGGTGCCCCCTGATTGCCTTACTTTATGTGGGTTGCTCCGACTGTGTGTGGAGTTAAAGGATGGTGTTTGGTTGGGTAAGGAGTTGCATTGTGCAATTGTGAAGTTGGGATATGCTCAAAGTTGTTTTCTTGGTGCCACTCTTGTTGATTTGTATGGAAAGTTTGGGTTGGTTGGAGAGGCTAGGTGTGTTCTTGATGGGATTTTAGCACGTGATTTGGTGTTATGGAATGTTATGGTTTCTTGCTATGTACTGAATGGTTTGGGTGAAGAGGCTTTCTGGTTATTCAATTTGATGAGATTTGAGGGGTTTGAGGGGGATGAGTTTACATTTGCTAGTCTACTTAATTCCTGCGCGAGTTTGGGGTTTTATGACTTAGGTAGGCAGATACAAGGACTTGCCATTAAAATTTGCCTTAACATGGATGTGGTGGTTGAAAGTGCACTTGTTGATATGTATGCCAAGAATGAACATATAACCGATGCTCGCAAGGTTTTTGACGCAATGGCCTTCAGAAATGTGGTCTCTTGGAATACTATTATTGTAGGTTATGGACGCCGTGGAGATGGGAAGGAAGCTGTTGACCTTCTGAAAAGGATGTTAAGAGAGGATTTTGTCCCTGATGAACTCACTTTGGCTAGTGTCCTTAGTTCATGTGGTAACTTATCAATGGCCCCTGAAGTTATACAAGTACATGCTTATGCAGTAAAATATGTATGCTCAAATTCTTTATCAATTGGAAACGCATTGATAAATGCATACTCAAAGTGTGGTAGTATTGCTCATGCTTACCAGTCCTTCAGCTCAATAAAAGCACCAGATCTTGTCTCATGGACCTCAATGATTGGAGCTTATGCATCTCACGGCTTTTCAAAGGAAGCTATTCAACTTTTTGACACAATGTTGGTAAATGATGTGAAGCCAGATAGAATTGTATTTCTAGAGGTTCTCTCCGCTTGTAGTCACGGTGGTCTTTTTTCTAAAGGGATGCAGTACTTCAGCTTGATGACTAATTACTACAAAATTATGCCAAGCTCAGAACACTATACCTGTCTCGTAGATCTTTTTGGACGATTAGGCCTTCTGAATGAGGCTTATGAAGTTGTAAACTCAATGCCAGTTGAATCCCAAGCAGATGCCCTGAAGGCTTTCATTGGCGCTTGTAATATCCATGGAAATATGAAATTGGCAAAATGGGCAGCAGAAAAGCTTTTTGTTATAGATCCGAATGATACTGCTACTTACGTCCTTATGTCAAACTTGTATGCCTCTGATAGTAATTGGCTTGATGCAGCCTTGATCTGGAAAATGGCAAGAGAGAGGTTGCATAACAAGTTGCCAGGCTGTAGCGTTGAAATTGCTGGTGGAATTAACATATTAGCATGA